One region of Zingiber officinale cultivar Zhangliang chromosome 7B, Zo_v1.1, whole genome shotgun sequence genomic DNA includes:
- the LOC122006559 gene encoding protein transport protein SEC23-like, producing METPPLPPPSMGYSPPVATPSTPLPRPERRPTPPTFSSPSTFSPLPPQQNQLPRTSSQTQTPGSLSSGDGVHVSPPVSQFSTPPGPPIFSPPLRPAAVPFRATPTTPQPVPFSSGSTLPTSSSPHYSNGSHELPLHHSTCLDESTFESPYVLFSAHKVLKHKKLANVPSLGFGALVSPGREIAPGPEVVHREPYRCQSCGAYANLYCEILIGSGQWQCVICKRLNSSDGEYIVPSKEDLQNWPELSSSAIDYVQIGNKRPGFVPVSDPRMSAPIFLVIDECLDEVHLQHLQGSLHAFADCLPPTARLGVITYGRTVSVYDFSEGSMASADVLPGDKSPTQESLRALIYGTGVYLSPIHASLPVVHTIFSSLRPYKVNLPEASRDRCIGTAVEVALAVIRGPSAEMTRGIIKRSGGNCRIIACVGGPNTHGPGSVPHSVSHPNYAYMEKIAMKWMEHLGQEALRHETTVDILCAGTCPVRIPILQPLAKSSGGVLILHDDFGEAFGVNLQRASMRAAGSHGLFEIRCSDDILVTQVIGPGEEATADSHETFKNDSSFCIQMHSVEETQSFSLSMETKGDIKNDYVYFQFAVRYSNIYQADISRVITVRLPTVDSVSMYLRSIQEDVAAVLIAKRTLLHAKTSSDAIDMRLTLDERVKDIALKFGSQLPKSKLYRFPQELSTLPESLFHLRTGPLLGNVIGHEDERTVLRNLFLNASFDLSLRMLAPRCLMHREGGTFEELPAYDLAMQSNAAVVLDHGTDVFIWLGSELAAQEGKSAAALAACKTLAEELSEQRFPAPRILSFKEGSSQARYFVSRLIPAHKDPPYEQEARFPQLRTLSPEQRTKLKSSFIHFDDYSFCEWMRSLKLVPPEPS from the exons ATGGAGACTCCACCGCTTCCACCTCCTTCTATGGGCTACTCTCCTCCAGTTGCTACTCCTAGTACTCCATTGCCTCGACCTGAGCGGCGGCCTACGCCACCTACATTCTCCTCTCCGTCAACATTTTCTCCTCTGCCACCCCAACAAAATCAACTGCCTCGCACATCATCTCAGACGCAGACTCCTGGCTCCTTGTCATCAGGAGATGGGGTACATGTTAGCCCTCCAGTTTCACAGTTCAGCACTCCTCCTGGCCCACCAATTTTCTCTCCACCTCTCCGCCCAGCTGCCGTGCCTTTCCGAGCTACACCGACGACCCCGCAGCCAGTACCATTCTCATCAGGCTCTACTTTACCAACATCCTCGTCGCCTCATTATTCAAATGGATCCCATGAGCTGCCATTGCACCATTCTACTTGTCTGGATGAATCTACTTTCGAGTCCCCTTATGTTCTATTTTCTGCTCACAAG GTGTTAAAGCATAAAAAACTTGCAAATGTGCCTAGCTTGGGTTTTGGAGCTTTGGTCTCACCTGGGAGGGAAATTGCACCTGGTCCTGAGGTTGTGCACCGTGAACCTTATCGTTGCCAAAGTTGCGGGGCTTATGCAAACCTTTACTGTGAAATTTTAATTGGATCGGGGCAGTGGCAGTGTGTAATATGTAAGAGATTGAATAGCAGCGATGGAGAATATATAGTTCCTAGTAAGGAAGATCTTCAAAACTGGCCAGAACTCTCTTCCTCGGCTATTGATTATGTTCAGATAGGAAATAAACGACCAGGTTTTGTTCCAGTTTCTGACCCGAGAATGTCAGCACCTATTTTTCTTGTAATTGATGAATGCTTGGATGAAGTACATCTCCAGCATCTTCAAGGTTCTTTGCATGCATTTGCTGACTGCCTGCCCCCTACTGCACGGCTTGGTGTCATAACATATGGACGGACAGTGTCAGTGTATGATTTTTCAGAGGGCTCAATGGCATCAGCTGATGTCCTACCAGGTGATAAATCACCCACCCAAGAATCCTTGAGAGCACTCATATATGGCACTGGTGTTTATTTGTCACCCATACATGCTTCACTTCCTGTAGTACATACTATATTCTCATCTCTAAGGCCTTACAAAGTCAatcttccagaagcttctcgcgATCGATGCATAGGTACAGCAGTGGAGGTTGCTCTAGCAGTCATTCGTGGACCATCAGCTGAGATGACGCGTGGAATTATCAAACGATCAGGAGGCAATTGCAGAATCATTGCCTGTGTTGGTGGTCCAAATACTCATGGACCTGGATCAGTTCCACACTCAGTTTCTCATCCGAATTATGCTTACATGGAGAAGATAGCTATGAAGTGGATGGAACATCTTGGTCAAGAAGCACTCCGACATGAGACTACAGTGGATATTCTTTGTGCTGGAACATGTCCAGTTAGGATTCCTATTCTACAGCCTCTAGCAAAAAGCTCTGGTGGTGTACTGATACTTCATGACGATTTTGGAGAAGCCTTTGGTGTCAACTTGCAAAGAGCATCCATGAGGGCAGCTGGTTCCCATGGATTGTTTGAAATACGTTGCTCAGATGATATTCTTGTGACTCAAGTCATTGGACCAGGAGAAGAGGCCACTGCTGATTCACATGAAACATTCAAAAATGACTCTTCATTTTGTATTCAGATGCATAGTGTTGAAGAAACACAAAGCTTTTCCTTGTCCATGGAAACTAAAGGAGATATTAAGAATGACTATGTTTATTTCCAATTTGCAGTTCGTTATTCAAATATATATCAAGCAGACATTTCTAGAGTGATTACTGTGAGGTTGCCTACTGTGGATAGTGTATCCATGTATCTTAGAAGTATCCAAGAAGATGTAGCTGCTGTGCTTATTGCTAAGAGGACTCTCTTGCATGCGAAAACGTCTTCTGATGCTATTGATATGAGACTTACACTAGATGAGAGAGTTAAGGATATTGCCCTAAAGTTTGGTTCTCAGCTACCCAAATCTAAGCTTTACCGGTTTCCTCAGGAGTTATCAACTCTTCCTGAAAGCTTATTCCATCTTAGAACAGGACCACTGTTAGGAAATGTTATTGGCCACGAGGATGAAAGGACCGTCTTAAGAAACTTATTTTTGAATGCATCATTTGATTTGTCCCTTCGGATGTTGGCTCCTCGATGTTTGATGCATCGCGAAGGAGGTACCTTTGAGGAGTTACCAGCATATGATCTTGCTATGCAATCTAATGCGGCTGTGGTCCTTGACCATGGAACAGATGTTTTCATATGGTTG GGTAGTGAGCTTGCAGCTCAAGAAGGAAAAAGTGCAGCAGCTTTAGCAGCTTGCAAAACATTAGCAGAGGAACTATCTGAGCAACGTTTTCCAGCTCCTCGGATTCTTTCATTTAAA GAGGGGAGCTCTCAGGCTCGGTATTTCGTTTCACGTTTGATACCAGCACACAAAGATCCTCCTTACGAGCAG GAGGCGAGATTCCCTCAGCTACGCACCTTATCCCCTGAGCAACGAACCAAGCTAAAGAGCAGCTTCATTCACTTCGATGATTACAGTTTTTGCGAGTGGATGCGTAGTCTGAAGCTAGTGCCTCCTGAACCAAGTTAA